CGTCCTGGCGTCTGGACAGACAGACTCATCCTCCTCTACCTCCGTCTGGCAGAACGTACAGCGGAACGTTCCTGTGGGTTAACAAGTCAACAATGTCAGACTTGTGGTTCTTGTAGTTAAAGTACCGCCATCTCAGGACGTGCCCTTCCCTTTAGCCCGGGCTGTAAactgcctttttttaaaaactccTCCTGCGGAAATGAATGCAGTTAGTAATTGTGTTCATTCTAGTACGACAGACTAGAATGAACTTCAGGCATCATCAGGCATTCTATTAAATGTATTAAGTGAGAAGAAATGTTGGCCAGAACCCGGTAGCTTCTGTGAACCGTCTCCTAACCAGTCCTACCAGGACATGGTCAGCCATCTGCTACTCTGGCTTACTTCAGCTTCAGGAATGGAGCCGTTCCAGCATTACACGGACCCTATGTCTGCTTTGTGTCTGTTCGAGTGAGAGAGAGTGCGTGCTTGGAGAGATGCACATACAGGTTCTGCTCAAAAAATTAGAATATCGTGAAAAAGTCTATTTATTTCGGTCGTGCCATTCAAAAAGTGACTTTCTGAGATACTGAGTTTGGGATTTTCATGAGTTGTCAGTTAcaatcatcaaaatgaaaagggagaaacatttgaaatatatcGGTCTGTTTCTAACGAATGAATATAGTACACAAgtttcactttttgaaaaggcaTTACTGAAACAAATCAACTTTTTCCATGATATTCTAATTACATGACCAGCACCTGTACACTGTTCTGGTATGAAGACGACGAAGAGGAAACCTTCTCATTCAAAGCTCGGTACAAATTTAAGCCTATACtattactaaataaataactggaATAAATAATAAGATGCACAAAATGCTCAGTGGAACAAACGTTATAGAAGCTCTAGAAGTTTCCGAGGTCCCGTGATTACTTCAATTATAACTAAGGGAATGGAACGACGTCGTATTCTGTACGACAATAAGGCAAGAGACACGTTCATGTTGGTGCTATTTTCACAAGCTGCAGTTGGGCTCCGCCTTTACTATGTTAATATTAATATGCGTTCTGACAAGTCTAATACCAACCTGAAAAAAAAGAGCGCCACTCATCACAGCAGacacagcaaacaaaaacaaacagcaaaaagcTGTAGGGTTCCCAATCTGTGTATACCAAGTTAGTAATGAGTAAAGCCAACGTATGTCCTAAAAGTATAACAATTATGCGCTCGAAAGCTTCAGCCTCTCATCCGCGGGTCAGAATGAGCTGGAAAAGCAGCATTAGTGTTACTTCCCGTCCCAGTGAGGTTAAAGTGAGCTGACCCGAAACACGCAGCTCGTCCATCAGACGACCATTATATGACCTCAAGGCCTTCTTTTTGCGTGCCTTTGTCAGAATGCAGAGTTACTGCATCTACGGCGAGCTTTCACGCTGGGCGGCCGTGCTTTCTAGTGAAACGAAAGACACGTACAATGGAATTAGAAAGATGGGACATCTCACGAGGAAGTTTCTGCAGCATATAAATCACACAGGCCAGCAGAAACATTCATCTTTTTGCTAATATCTCACTTGGAAAGAGAAAAGTCCGCTGCCGTTGCCGAATCGTCGCCATGATTTTTTGATAGAGAACTGTACACAAAGTAGTATATTTTCCAAATGCCTACCTGTCATGAGATCAAAGAGCTGGTTGGCTTCTAGATCAGTGAAGGTGGAGAAGCAGAACGGGCACCTGAAGGAGGCACGGTTGGTCGAGTCTCGTTCATCTGTCTCGATGCGTCGTCGCATGTGATCCAATTTATACTTGACCACGTTGACTAGTACcctaagaggaaaaaaaaaacagcagtaaGTCTTGATATTATGTAAAACACTAACATGAAGGAATCAAAACCGGGCTACATCAAACGGTACCTTTAATAAACAGACAATATTATGTGCACTCCTGCGCCTATAACGTCAAACCTCGAGTGCATATCAAAATAGAAACATCCACCTGTAGTTGATGAAGTAGAAATTGTGCCGCGTCGTCTTGCCGTCAGGCGCCGTCTCCACTCTCATGCGGCACTTGACAAACTTGTCTGCCTTCATGGTATTGAGAACGGCGCGCAGCTGTTTACGGTCGAACTTGAGCAATTCCAGCATGTCTTCCTCACGTACGCACGGATTCCGGATCAACACATCCAGGGCCAAAGCGTGTTCCACGCCATAGAAGCCCCTCACGATCTGCTTGGCAAGCCGTTTCAGCGCCGCGGGGACCTCGGTTAGTAGCTCTGGCTCGATCATCTTCAGCTGAGGAGAGAAATGGGAGATTTAGAGGCAGGATTCACACATAAATCAATATGCAGGTAACTTTAATCACTGAAAGTGTGAGCTCAAGATGTCGAAGGATGGGTTATAATATGAACCCTCCCAATGTGGGATTGCTAAGATGGTCCAAACCCTGATGCTTTGATGAACCCATACGGACTAGGTGATTATTTATATCACAGCATgctgaaatgacatttaaaggaGTTTTGGATAGTAGAAACTTAGCTTAGCACGCTGCTACTCGGCTGCCGTTTAAATATGGTCAAGGATACTGGATACAGTTTTGCCAAGTCATTTAGAACTTTTGCATTTACCAAtaaatcactttatttatttacagtttctCGAAATTACTTGAGATTAACCGGGCAAAGATTGAGTAATAAGAAAATCGTTTGCGTTAGCCATTTAATAGCTCTTACCCGATACTTTAAACGTTATTCCACCCGTAAACTGAAGCCACTGCTTCCTTTGGTCATTTCCGACTACACATGTTCCTAACAAATACAACTAAACTcgataaacacattttttttctttcgatACGCAAACTATCCAGTTAGCTGGCACGCTTCAAAAGTTCTACTAAATACcggaaataaaatataaacgtATTGTTGCGTTCGAGGGGACGATAGCCAATAGAAACGAAGTACATTTGATCGACTTGGAAGTAGACCAATGGTGTTGCTTCTCTGTTTGATAGAATATTTTTAGTAGCCAATCAGATTAGACGAGCTTTATCCGTATGCCATATTACGTTTTgtttcaagaaaaaaataaaaacgtcttGTTTACTTCCGGAGCGGTGACTGCCATAAAAATTATATTACAGGtggctggaaaaaaacaaaacaaaaaaagcaatattGTGACTACTTGACTTAAACTTTTCTTAGAATTTATAGCAGACTCCTATTaagtaatttatatttaattcaaTGCCTCTGACCAAAGCCTATAGCACCACCTACAGGTTCACTAGCTGTAGTACTGTGTGTTGTACTGTCTATCCATCCAGGGCCAAAATTATATTCCACTccataatatttatttatttattatttatttttattcttgacgaaacaaccaaccaacccaAGCGAAACAAAGAACCAAGTCTTCAACGCAGCTGATCTTTCAGCCATCTCCTAGCGGCAGTTCGATTACCTCACCGGAAGTCCCGCCCCCAGGCTGCGCTTAAATGCCACGAAATAGGTATCTCACACCGGAAATGTCGATACCAAAAGATGGCTTCTCTGGACAGAGTTAAAGTCCTAGTTTTAGGAGATTCTGGTAAATGAAATACTATTTTCACGTATCAATTGTTGTATAAAACTGACAGCTGATTTGTAAAGCTATGAGTTCGCAAATGAGTTCCGATTAGCGATCCTTGTCATCTGTATTTACATTACTTCGAGATTAAGTCTGATGCAGTGCCTCTGTTGATATTTATACTTGAcgaattattattgttataatgatgTCAGCTTCACTGTTCCGTTTAAAAGTGGAACAGCAAGTGATTCTAAACATATAAACAACGCCTGCACGCATaggttatttaatttaaacatattTGCCAAATGAAAGAATAATAACCGGCAGCTCGTTTAGGATATTTACTGATGTCATACGCAGAATGTGTTTTACTGGAAACCAATTTACACGTATGtttatatagtgtgtgtgtattagcaTGTAAAAGTAAACAACGTCATCGTTATGTTGCCCGATCAAGGGAAATATGATTGACGagataaaatgtatttcctcgTGTATAAGGGTTACTTTAAcaagttttttgtgtgtttgtattgatCCCATTGCAATTGTCCCTTGTCCCACCCACCAATCTATTCTTCTGCAGGGGTGGGGAAGTCGTCTTTGGTTCATCTGCTCTGTCAGAATCAGGTCTTAGGAAATCCATCATGGACCGTTGGTTGCTCTGTTGACGTACGGGTAAGCAGATTTAATGGCTCTTTAATTTACTAAATCAAATAAACAACATGAAAGCCTCCTCCTATATGAAATACAATGTTAATCATAATTTATATACAATGTTAATCCTAATTTATCTGGCATTGTACTAGACATAAATGAGTGTGATGTTATTCATATTTTTCAAAATCACTTTTTCCATCTACAGGTCCAAGATTATAAGGAAGGAACCCCAGAGGAGAAAGCTTACTATATTGAATTATGGGATGTAGGAGGCTCTGTTGGCAGTGCCAGCAGTGTCAAAAGCACCAGAGCTGTCTTCTACAATTCAGTTAATGGTAAAAGATTATTCAATTTAATTTTTAACATCATTTGGGCTGCTATTaccccttttcttttctttttttttttgtttaggaATTATGCTGGTGCACGATTTGACAAATAAGAAATCCTCTCAGAATCTATACCGCTGGTCACTAGAAGCTTTAAATAAGGATTCTTCTCCAACTGGAGTCATTGTCTCAAATGGGTAagcaaatgtgtgtctgtttttacacGAGTAAAACGAAAGACACGGTGGACCTCACAAAACTTTACCGCGTTCTTCCCGTTCCTGCAGTGACTATGATCGGGAGCAGTTTGCTGAGAACCCGGTTCCTTTGCTTCTGATTGGCACAAAGTTTGACCAGATCCCAGAGACCAAACGCAACGAGGTTCTCACGCGCACATCTTTCCTGTCTGAAGACTTCAATGCAGAGGAGATCAATCTGGTAAGCAGCTTGTTCATTCTGACTTTAACTCTCTTTCGAACATCTGGTGAAGTATTAACCGTTTAAACTGAACCCAGTGTCACAGAACTGGGATTAGATGTCTGCAACGGATGAGTGGAACGTTGCATCTGGCATTAAAGCCATGGCATTGGCAGCGCAGAATCGATTGAGCAATTGTATCGTAATGTGTTATCACATTTACGTTTTTTCTTTCAGGACTGCACCAACGCGAGGTACCTCGCTGCAGGCACATCAAACGCAGTGAAGCTTAGCAGATTTTTTGACAAGGTGAGCGATGCCAAGTTCTGTCGAATCATTTGTCATCGTCTTTCTGAATACAGATAAAAGGTATAAGCTTTTTACAAACAGCTCACAGTAACTATTTTATGACACAATTTGTGTAAGGGTACTTATTACAGAAATCCTAAATTCACGTGGGACTCTGTATTCTTGCATTGCACCAAATTTCTGACCTACCGCTTACATTTCATATTGATATATTCACCTTCTTGGTGCAATGTTATCCTTTTAAACACATGTAAATGTTCTGTTTGTAAAGACTTTAACCTCTAAATCACCATCTGATCTCTTAAGGTAATAGAGAAGAGATATTTCACAAGAGATCCAAGCCAGGtgagtgatgtatttttaattttatttgttaaagTTACACTTAGCAAGATCATAATGAAACAGATTTTCAGATGCTATTAGTTATGCTTTATTATTAAACTAAGATTTCATTTGAAGTTTAACTGTCCcattaaaatgtcacattttctcACCTCTTTCTGCAGATGACGGGTTTCACAGACAGAAAACGGTTCAACTTCAAAAGTTTACACTATGACTGATGTGTGACCATTAAGCAAAGTGACAGGCTTTCTTTACCACCCTCAATAATGGTTATACCTGAACATTCTTTCATCCCCCATTATGTGAACAGAATCATATGCACTTAATTGCAATTGAAAAAAGGTTGTTGAGCACTTTCAGGAATGGAGAGAtgatataaatgtacatttaaagcCAGATTATTCAGCACAAgcggtctttttttttttgtcgtcacaaaacattcacatcttcCAGCTTCATGAgttcttttttcaaaataaagaccTTGATTCTCCGTGAAAATGTGCTGCATTATTCAACATGTGACCAGAGTGCAATATTTCTGGCCTCCGAGTGGTGGCTCATGCAACATTCCCCCAACCctgcatcacttttttttatcctgGTGTGTAAGAAATGGACCTTTTTGTGAAGAGATTCAGATATTTTGGTTTAATTTCATCACCTCTTAGGGTGAAAGTAATTACTTTGAAGCTCGCTGTTGCAGATAAGTTTGCCTGCGTGCCTATGAATAAAGCATCAGAAGGACTGCGTAGTCTTAAACAGAAAATACTTTCTTTcgcaaataaaagaaaacagttttcaCCATTTGTGCAGTGTCATTGTTTGTGTTGCTTGTCAGATTCCCTGCAGTGTCTGATCAGTACCGAATTTTTCTCACCTGGAGCGCAGCTACATCTCATAGAACATTTAAGGACGGCAAATCCAGATTAATTTATATTCATTGCAACTGTGGGTGAAATGTTTGTGCAAGTCATGAGCTCCTGCGTGACGAGTCATCGAGGTAATTATTACAACCGCCTGGATCAGAGAGTTGAGAGGTTACTGGGGGAAATTCACTCAACCGAAAAGAAATTATAAAAGATAGTTAACGATAAATCCGCCATGGAAATGAGTTGGTGGAAGAGTGAGGCGTTATAAATTATACACGTGCACAGGCATTTACTAATTTAGTGAGTGCAACACGGAAGGACGCGTGCGCCTCCTTCTGGCATGGATGTACAACTGCACCTCTAAATGATGTACGGTGTATGGTTTTAGCAACCATGTTTCATGCGGGTTACGGTACCATTTAAAGATGTCGTACGCATCaaaacagcagcttttacttCATCTCGACTCAGAGTGAAATCTGATCAaagtttttttctgctttttttttggcttcaaAACCTTCAGACGGCTGATTGTGATGCTTTTACTTTGGAAATGTCATCGTGAAGGACTGCTGACAGTCACAACGCGTTCATATTGATTTTCACATGGAGCGTCGGGCCCAACATGTTATGACTTTACAGGCATTGATTATAACAAGTTCATATTTATTGACTGTGTGTAAAGATTTAAAGGATGTTGAAACtgtaattaaaatatgaaacaaactCCTGAAATGATATTATTGTAGCCTGTACTAGGTGGTTATCACACGTGATCATTTATGTACAGAATTCTTTGGTCATACACTTTTTGTAATTCAGTCATTCTCGAGAGACACAACAATTCAATGCATCACTCATGATGTGGTtcagatacagctgcctgtcattataCACACGTCCGCTCCACATAACACACAGCATAGTACAACTTTGGTAACGCCTCGGGtctcctcacctatacggtggcgtagtcgtaGGGTTACCGACTTACGGCCgaaggaactgggttcgcatccaactgtagGAGTGGGGGTAGCAGGGGTAGCAGGGGCCTTtacctgggcggggtgaactgggCCACTGGTCCGCGCCACTCCGCCCGGGCctgccctaggcctaccctgctgcccctgctccatcccgttcccgtagtgggattcgaaaccagggccattttgccccctcTCCACAATGCTACCAACTTTTTCCCTGGTCTGAAATAACAACTCATTACAAAGTTCTGACAGAACTTCGTAATGAGTTGATATTTCAGGCCAGGGAAaaaggtccatggaacattaacatTCTGGTCGTCTGTAATCATCATTagaattgtcccaaataaaagtaAGAATACtcttc
This region of Brachionichthys hirsutus isolate HB-005 chromosome 12, CSIRO-AGI_Bhir_v1, whole genome shotgun sequence genomic DNA includes:
- the rabl3 gene encoding rab-like protein 3; protein product: MASLDRVKVLVLGDSGVGKSSLVHLLCQNQVLGNPSWTVGCSVDVRVQDYKEGTPEEKAYYIELWDVGGSVGSASSVKSTRAVFYNSVNGIMLVHDLTNKKSSQNLYRWSLEALNKDSSPTGVIVSNGDYDREQFAENPVPLLLIGTKFDQIPETKRNEVLTRTSFLSEDFNAEEINLDCTNARYLAAGTSNAVKLSRFFDKVIEKRYFTRDPSQMTGFTDRKRFNFKSLHYD